One Loxodonta africana isolate mLoxAfr1 chromosome 4, mLoxAfr1.hap2, whole genome shotgun sequence genomic region harbors:
- the LOC100659685 gene encoding ADP-ribosylation factor-like protein 2-binding protein — MDTAGAREVTDTAEEESFALSISSTSDAEFDAVVGNIEDIIMDDEFQVLQRSFMDKYYEEFEDTEENKLAYTPIFNEYLSLVEKYIEEQLLKRIPGFNMAAFTSTLKHHKDEVTDDIFDMLLTFMDFLAFKEMFLDYKAEKEGRGLDLSSDLVVTSLCKASSTPASQNTLRH; from the coding sequence ATGGATACCGCGGGGGCGAGGGAAGTCACAGACACCGCAGAAGAAGAGAGCTTTGCGCTGTCCATCTCTTCCACCTCTGATGCAGAATTTGATGCTGTGGTTGGAAACATAGAGGACATTATCATGGATGACGAGTTCCAAGTGTTGCAGAGAAGTTTCATGGACAAATACTACGAGGAGTTTGAAGACACGGAAGAGAATAAACTCGCGTACACGCCTATTTTTAATGAATACCTTTCTTTGGTAGAAAAATATATTGAAGAACAGCTGCTGAAACGGATTCCCGGATTCAACATGGCCGCTTTCACATCAACGTTAAAACACCATAAAGATGAAGTGACTGATGACATATTCGACATGCTGCTCACGTTTATGGATTTTCTGGCATTTAAGGAAATGTTTCTGGACTACAAAGCAGAAAAAGAAGGCCGGGGACTGGACTTAAGCAGTGATTTAGTGGTGACTTCGTTGTGCAAAGCATCGTCCACGCCAGCTTCCCAGAATACTCTGCGGCACTAG